In one Musa acuminata AAA Group cultivar baxijiao chromosome BXJ2-5, Cavendish_Baxijiao_AAA, whole genome shotgun sequence genomic region, the following are encoded:
- the LOC135613178 gene encoding probable protein phosphatase 2C 4 isoform X2: MGNGLARLAYCCPGDGAPTGRRRRRHGAVAVTWDPCDEGLGHSFCYVRRDTECGVSGRPYAAAAAASTATASSKVHHSEETTTFRTISGAAVSANASTPLSTSLLDVAGPIAASAFESSTSFSSVALQPVPRFSGPLSGPLAAADRGFMSGPIERGFMSGPLDHRASLFSAPLDKPLCFSDQLRRSLSHGLPRPRRMAVRSLIRGLTKAVARTVSTASYGSGSIVAPVKGPKDSGLADGGLTNLSGSSGRHSVEAAQWSDSLDSLNGNLQWAQGKAGEDRVHVVVSEEHGWVFVGIYDGFNGPDATDYLLSNLYPAVHRELKGLLWEDKNDTFCREPVDDPTTPAAPDEHNPTVATNWAADDRSSKEGRENKRKPVGAARKWEENHRRWRCEFERERLELDRRLKEQSKRSSQDRSVNHSLVLEALSEALRKTEESFLDIADKMVSENPELALMGSCVLVMLMKGDDVYLMNVGDSRAIVARKAEPDSWSSVGKPRKDLERINEETLFELDANGGGGPSGEPTNLVALQLNSDHSTSVEEEVGRIRDEHPDDSSAIWNDRVKGSLKVTRAFGAGFLKQPKWNDGLLEMFRIEYVGNTPYITCNPSLHHHKLGPKDAFLILSSDGLYQYFTNQEAVAQVQMFVAATPEGDPAQHLVEQVLFRAAKKAGMDFHELLEIPQGDRRRYHDDICVVIISLEGRIWRSCM; the protein is encoded by the exons ATGGGCAACGGACTTGCCAGGCTCGCCTATTGCTGCCCCGGCGACGGGGCGCCGACCGGTCGCCGACGCCGACGCCATGGGGCTGTCGCCGTGACTTGGGACCCGTGCGACGAGGGGCTCGGCCATTCCTTCTGCTACGTCCGGCGCGATACCGAGTGCGGCGTCTCCGGTCGCCCCTacgcagccgccgccgccgcctccacagCAACGGCCTCCTCTAAGGTCCATCACTCCGAGGAGACAACCACGTTCCGGACCATCTCCGGCGCCGCCGTGAGCGCCAACGCATCGACACCGCTGTCGACGTCCCTCCTCGATGTCGCCGGGCCTATCGCGGCTTCCGCCTTCGAGAGCTCCACATCCTTCTCCTCCGTCGCCCTCCAGCCCGTCCCCCGGTTCTCCGGGCCGCTCTCCGGCCCTCTTGCCGCCGCCGACCGTGGGTTCATGTCGGGCCCCATCGAGAGGGGGTTCATGTCCGGGCCCCTCGACCACCGGGCCTCCCTCTTCTCCGCCCCCCTCGACAAGCCACTCTGCTTCTCCGACCAGCTCCGGCGCAGCCTCTCGCACGGGCTCCCTAGGCCCCGCCGTATGGCTGTGCGATCCCTCATCCGCGGGCTCACCAAGGCCGTAGCGAGGACCGTCTCCACTGCCTCGTACGGAAGCGGATCCATCGTCGCGCCCGTCAAGGGGCCAAAAGACTCCGGCTTGGCCGACGGCGGATTAACGAATCTCAGCGGAAGCAGTGGTCGGCATAGCGTGGAGGCGGCGCAGTGGTCGGATTCGCTCGACTCCTTAAACGGAAACCTCCAGTGGGCGCAGGGGAAAGCAGGGGAGGACCGCGTCCACGTCGTCGTATCGGAGGAGCACGGTTGGGTGTTCGTCGGCATCTACGACGGATTCAATGGTCCCGACGCCACAGATTACCTGCTCTCCAATCTCTATCCGGCTGTGCATCGCGAGCTCAAAGGACTGCTCTGGGAAGACAAAAACGACACCTTTTGCCGCGAGCCCGTCGATGATCCCACCACTCCCGCCGCCCCGGATGAACATAACCCCACGGTTGCGACGAATTGGGCAGCAGACGACCGGTCGAGCAAAGAAGGAAGAGAAAACAAGAGGAAGCCAGTAGGTGCGGCGAGGAAGTGGGAGGAGAACCACCGAAGATGGAGGTGCGAGTTCGAGAGGGAAAGGCTGGAGCTCGACAGGAGGTTGAAGGAGCAATCGAAGCGGTCGAGTCAAGATCGCTCGGTGAACCACTCGCTGGTGTTGGAGGCTCTCTCCGAAGCCCTGAGGAAGACGGAGGAATCTTTCCTGGACATCGCGGACAAGATGGTGTCCGAGAATCCTGAGCTGGCCCTCATGGGCTCCTGCGTCTTGGTGATGCTGATGAAGGGGGACGACGTGTACCTGATGAACGTAGGGGACAGCCGTGCAATCGTAGCGCGGAAGGCGGAACCGGATTCGTGGAGCTCCGTAGGAAAGCCACGGAAGGATCTCGAGAGAATCAACGAAGAAACACTCTTCGAGCTTGACGCAAACGGTGGCGGTGGTCCATCTGGTGAGCCGACAAATCTGGTAGCCTTGCAGCTTAATTCGGACCACAGCACATCCGTCGAAGAG GAAGTCGGAAGAATCAGAGATGAGCACCCCGACGACTCTTCTGCCATTTGGAATGATCGCGTGAAGGGCTCGTTGAAGGTGACGAGAGCTTTCGGTGCCGGTTTCCTGAAGCAG CCCAAATGGAACGACGGTCTTCTGGAGATGTTCAGAATCGAGTATGTGGGGAACACACCGTACATCACCTGCAACCCCTCCCTCCACCACCACAAGCTCGGCCCGAAGGATGCATTTTTGATCCTATCGTCCGACGGGCTTTACCAATACTTCACCAACCAAGAAGCAGTCGCTCAAGTCCAAATGTTCGTCGCAGCAACACCCGAAGGCGATCCCGCTCAACACCTTGTCGAACAAGTCCTTTTCCGTGCAGCTAAGAAAGCCG GCATGGACTTCCACGAGCTGCTTGAGATTCCACAAGGTGATCGTCGGCGGTATCATGATGATATCTGCGTCGTCATCATCTCCTTGGAGGGACGAATATGGAGATCCTGTATGTAA
- the LOC135613176 gene encoding fasciclin-like arabinogalactan protein 4 isoform X2 yields MIIIIISHIFLLRFALSLSLAHSTGQETGVGRKKAQQIEMAASSPPPPPPPPPPLHPHLRIPYSAPARLLLFLLLITHPVSLAVNITAVLSAYRDLSDFNRLLSSTSVPGDLAGRSSLTILAVPNAYLLRSSAARTAAAADIADVLRYHVLLEYLSWPDLRRIPTGGKLVTTLYQTTGRAAGNLGAVNLTRDEGGGVTARSPAPFSASNATILDLVGTHPYNVSVFAVNALLLPYGFDLAASETRPPVGVNITRVLFDGRDFNVAASMLEASGVAAEFEADERGAGITVFVPTDEAFADLPATERLQSLPADRKAVVLRFHVLHSYYPLGSLESIVNPVQPTLATEDTGAGRFTLNITRVNGSVAIDTGVVQASITRTVFDQNPVAVFAVSKVLLPREIFPGETSGAMQAAAAAPPPVEAAGLPPQGAEDWDTPPARLSSPPGLREEVTSGAAVRDGVALSCIASLFLMQLLRKQLDSRSYLVDLVLLYFLFFFLLSQD; encoded by the exons atgatcatcatcatcatctcgcaCATCTTTCTACTTcgctttgctctctctctctctctcgcgcacTCAACTGGGCAGGAGACTGGAGTGGGGAGAAAGAAAGCGCAGCAAATTGAAATGGcggcatcatctccaccaccacctcctcctcctccgcctcctctccaCCCGCATTTGCGTATTCCCTACTCTGCCCCTGCCCGCCTCCTGCTTTTCCTGTTGCTTATAACTCACCCCGTTTCTTTGGCGGTTAACATCACCGCCGTGCTCTCAGCCTACCGCGACCTCTCCGACTTCAATCGCCTACTCAGCTCCACCTCCGTCCCCGGCGACCTCGCGGGACGATCCTCCCTCACCATCCTCGCCGTCCCCAACGCCTACCTCCTCCGCTCCTCGGCCGCCCGCACCGCCGCGGCCGCTGACATCGCCGACGTCCTCCGCTACCACGTCCTCCTCGAGTACCTCTCGTGGCCCGACCTCCGCCGCATCCCGACCGGCGGGAAGCTCGTCACCACTCTGTACCAGACCACCGGCAGGGCCGCCGGAAACCTCGGCGCCGTCAACCTCACCCGCGACGAGGGGGGCGGCGTCACCGCGCGCTCGCCCGCCCCCTTCTCCGCCTCCAACGCCACCATCCTCGACCTCGTCGGCACCCACCCCTACAACGTCTCCGTCTTCGCCGTCAACGCACTCCTCCTCCCCTACGGGTTCGACCTCGCCGCCTCGGAGACGCGCCCTCCCGTCGGGGTCAACATCACGCGGGTCCTCTTCGACGGCCGCGACTTCAACGTGGCCGCCTCCATGCTCGAGGCGTCGGGCGTCGCAGCAGAGTTCGAGGCCGACGAGCGCGGCGCCGGAATCACCGTCTTCGTCCCCACCGACGAGGCCTTCGCAGATCTCCCGGCCACCGAGCGGCTGCAGTCTTTGCCGGCGGACCGCAAGGCGGTGGTGCTCCGCTTCCACGTGCTCCACTCCTACTACCCCCTCGGCTCCCTCGAGTCCATCGTCAACCCCGTCCAGCCCACGCTCGCCACCGAGGACACCGGCGCCGGCCGCTTTACCCTCAACATCACGCGTGTCAACGGCTCGGTGGCCATCGACACCGGCGTGGTCCAGGCGTCCATCACGCGCACCGTGTTCGACCAGAACCCGGTGGCCGTATTCGCCGTCTCCAAGGTGCTACTGCCGAGGGAGATCTTCCCGGGGGAGACCAGCGGAGCGATGCAGGCGGCAGCCGCTGCGCCGCCGCCGGTGGAGGCGGCGGGTCTCCCGCCGCAGGGGGCCGAGGACTGGGACACGCCGCCGGCGAGGCTGTCGTCGCCGCCGGGCCTCAGAGAGGAGGTTACGTCCGGGGCGGCCGTCCGCGATGGGGTTGCCCTGTCCTGTATAGCGTCGCTCTTTCTAATGCAGCTGCTG AGAAAGCAACTTGATAGCCGATCTTACCTGGTGGATCTGGTTCTTCTttactttctcttttttttccttctttctcaaGATTAA
- the LOC135613176 gene encoding fasciclin-like arabinogalactan protein 4 isoform X1 has product MIIIIISHIFLLRFALSLSLAHSTGQETGVGRKKAQQIEMAASSPPPPPPPPPPLHPHLRIPYSAPARLLLFLLLITHPVSLAVNITAVLSAYRDLSDFNRLLSSTSVPGDLAGRSSLTILAVPNAYLLRSSAARTAAAADIADVLRYHVLLEYLSWPDLRRIPTGGKLVTTLYQTTGRAAGNLGAVNLTRDEGGGVTARSPAPFSASNATILDLVGTHPYNVSVFAVNALLLPYGFDLAASETRPPVGVNITRVLFDGRDFNVAASMLEASGVAAEFEADERGAGITVFVPTDEAFADLPATERLQSLPADRKAVVLRFHVLHSYYPLGSLESIVNPVQPTLATEDTGAGRFTLNITRVNGSVAIDTGVVQASITRTVFDQNPVAVFAVSKVLLPREIFPGETSGAMQAAAAAPPPVEAAGLPPQGAEDWDTPPARLSSPPGLREEVTSGAAVRDGVALSCIASLFLMQLLIKQTSTIEGAVEVSVNREICVMILTVFEGLYDFGQER; this is encoded by the exons atgatcatcatcatcatctcgcaCATCTTTCTACTTcgctttgctctctctctctctctcgcgcacTCAACTGGGCAGGAGACTGGAGTGGGGAGAAAGAAAGCGCAGCAAATTGAAATGGcggcatcatctccaccaccacctcctcctcctccgcctcctctccaCCCGCATTTGCGTATTCCCTACTCTGCCCCTGCCCGCCTCCTGCTTTTCCTGTTGCTTATAACTCACCCCGTTTCTTTGGCGGTTAACATCACCGCCGTGCTCTCAGCCTACCGCGACCTCTCCGACTTCAATCGCCTACTCAGCTCCACCTCCGTCCCCGGCGACCTCGCGGGACGATCCTCCCTCACCATCCTCGCCGTCCCCAACGCCTACCTCCTCCGCTCCTCGGCCGCCCGCACCGCCGCGGCCGCTGACATCGCCGACGTCCTCCGCTACCACGTCCTCCTCGAGTACCTCTCGTGGCCCGACCTCCGCCGCATCCCGACCGGCGGGAAGCTCGTCACCACTCTGTACCAGACCACCGGCAGGGCCGCCGGAAACCTCGGCGCCGTCAACCTCACCCGCGACGAGGGGGGCGGCGTCACCGCGCGCTCGCCCGCCCCCTTCTCCGCCTCCAACGCCACCATCCTCGACCTCGTCGGCACCCACCCCTACAACGTCTCCGTCTTCGCCGTCAACGCACTCCTCCTCCCCTACGGGTTCGACCTCGCCGCCTCGGAGACGCGCCCTCCCGTCGGGGTCAACATCACGCGGGTCCTCTTCGACGGCCGCGACTTCAACGTGGCCGCCTCCATGCTCGAGGCGTCGGGCGTCGCAGCAGAGTTCGAGGCCGACGAGCGCGGCGCCGGAATCACCGTCTTCGTCCCCACCGACGAGGCCTTCGCAGATCTCCCGGCCACCGAGCGGCTGCAGTCTTTGCCGGCGGACCGCAAGGCGGTGGTGCTCCGCTTCCACGTGCTCCACTCCTACTACCCCCTCGGCTCCCTCGAGTCCATCGTCAACCCCGTCCAGCCCACGCTCGCCACCGAGGACACCGGCGCCGGCCGCTTTACCCTCAACATCACGCGTGTCAACGGCTCGGTGGCCATCGACACCGGCGTGGTCCAGGCGTCCATCACGCGCACCGTGTTCGACCAGAACCCGGTGGCCGTATTCGCCGTCTCCAAGGTGCTACTGCCGAGGGAGATCTTCCCGGGGGAGACCAGCGGAGCGATGCAGGCGGCAGCCGCTGCGCCGCCGCCGGTGGAGGCGGCGGGTCTCCCGCCGCAGGGGGCCGAGGACTGGGACACGCCGCCGGCGAGGCTGTCGTCGCCGCCGGGCCTCAGAGAGGAGGTTACGTCCGGGGCGGCCGTCCGCGATGGGGTTGCCCTGTCCTGTATAGCGTCGCTCTTTCTAATGCAGCTGCTG ATTAAGCAAACAAGTACAATCGAAGGGGCTGTTGAAGTTTCAGTCAACAGGGAAATCTGCGTCATGATTTTGACTGTGTTCGAGGGGCTTTATGATTTTGGGCAGGAAAGGTGA
- the LOC135613178 gene encoding probable protein phosphatase 2C 4 isoform X1: MGNGLARLAYCCPGDGAPTGRRRRRHGAVAVTWDPCDEGLGHSFCYVRRDTECGVSGRPYAAAAAASTATASSKVHHSEETTTFRTISGAAVSANASTPLSTSLLDVAGPIAASAFESSTSFSSVALQPVPRFSGPLSGPLAAADRGFMSGPIERGFMSGPLDHRASLFSAPLDKPLCFSDQLRRSLSHGLPRPRRMAVRSLIRGLTKAVARTVSTASYGSGSIVAPVKGPKDSGLADGGLTNLSGSSGRHSVEAAQWSDSLDSLNGNLQWAQGKAGEDRVHVVVSEEHGWVFVGIYDGFNGPDATDYLLSNLYPAVHRELKGLLWEDKNDTFCREPVDDPTTPAAPDEHNPTVATNWAADDRSSKEGRENKRKPVGAARKWEENHRRWRCEFERERLELDRRLKEQSKRSSQDRSVNHSLVLEALSEALRKTEESFLDIADKMVSENPELALMGSCVLVMLMKGDDVYLMNVGDSRAIVARKAEPDSWSSVGKPRKDLERINEETLFELDANGGGGPSGEPTNLVALQLNSDHSTSVEEEVGRIRDEHPDDSSAIWNDRVKGSLKVTRAFGAGFLKQPKWNDGLLEMFRIEYVGNTPYITCNPSLHHHKLGPKDAFLILSSDGLYQYFTNQEAVAQVQMFVAATPEGDPAQHLVEQVLFRAAKKAGMDFHELLEIPQGDRRRYHDDICVVIISLEGRIWRSCSEVVVVV; this comes from the exons ATGGGCAACGGACTTGCCAGGCTCGCCTATTGCTGCCCCGGCGACGGGGCGCCGACCGGTCGCCGACGCCGACGCCATGGGGCTGTCGCCGTGACTTGGGACCCGTGCGACGAGGGGCTCGGCCATTCCTTCTGCTACGTCCGGCGCGATACCGAGTGCGGCGTCTCCGGTCGCCCCTacgcagccgccgccgccgcctccacagCAACGGCCTCCTCTAAGGTCCATCACTCCGAGGAGACAACCACGTTCCGGACCATCTCCGGCGCCGCCGTGAGCGCCAACGCATCGACACCGCTGTCGACGTCCCTCCTCGATGTCGCCGGGCCTATCGCGGCTTCCGCCTTCGAGAGCTCCACATCCTTCTCCTCCGTCGCCCTCCAGCCCGTCCCCCGGTTCTCCGGGCCGCTCTCCGGCCCTCTTGCCGCCGCCGACCGTGGGTTCATGTCGGGCCCCATCGAGAGGGGGTTCATGTCCGGGCCCCTCGACCACCGGGCCTCCCTCTTCTCCGCCCCCCTCGACAAGCCACTCTGCTTCTCCGACCAGCTCCGGCGCAGCCTCTCGCACGGGCTCCCTAGGCCCCGCCGTATGGCTGTGCGATCCCTCATCCGCGGGCTCACCAAGGCCGTAGCGAGGACCGTCTCCACTGCCTCGTACGGAAGCGGATCCATCGTCGCGCCCGTCAAGGGGCCAAAAGACTCCGGCTTGGCCGACGGCGGATTAACGAATCTCAGCGGAAGCAGTGGTCGGCATAGCGTGGAGGCGGCGCAGTGGTCGGATTCGCTCGACTCCTTAAACGGAAACCTCCAGTGGGCGCAGGGGAAAGCAGGGGAGGACCGCGTCCACGTCGTCGTATCGGAGGAGCACGGTTGGGTGTTCGTCGGCATCTACGACGGATTCAATGGTCCCGACGCCACAGATTACCTGCTCTCCAATCTCTATCCGGCTGTGCATCGCGAGCTCAAAGGACTGCTCTGGGAAGACAAAAACGACACCTTTTGCCGCGAGCCCGTCGATGATCCCACCACTCCCGCCGCCCCGGATGAACATAACCCCACGGTTGCGACGAATTGGGCAGCAGACGACCGGTCGAGCAAAGAAGGAAGAGAAAACAAGAGGAAGCCAGTAGGTGCGGCGAGGAAGTGGGAGGAGAACCACCGAAGATGGAGGTGCGAGTTCGAGAGGGAAAGGCTGGAGCTCGACAGGAGGTTGAAGGAGCAATCGAAGCGGTCGAGTCAAGATCGCTCGGTGAACCACTCGCTGGTGTTGGAGGCTCTCTCCGAAGCCCTGAGGAAGACGGAGGAATCTTTCCTGGACATCGCGGACAAGATGGTGTCCGAGAATCCTGAGCTGGCCCTCATGGGCTCCTGCGTCTTGGTGATGCTGATGAAGGGGGACGACGTGTACCTGATGAACGTAGGGGACAGCCGTGCAATCGTAGCGCGGAAGGCGGAACCGGATTCGTGGAGCTCCGTAGGAAAGCCACGGAAGGATCTCGAGAGAATCAACGAAGAAACACTCTTCGAGCTTGACGCAAACGGTGGCGGTGGTCCATCTGGTGAGCCGACAAATCTGGTAGCCTTGCAGCTTAATTCGGACCACAGCACATCCGTCGAAGAG GAAGTCGGAAGAATCAGAGATGAGCACCCCGACGACTCTTCTGCCATTTGGAATGATCGCGTGAAGGGCTCGTTGAAGGTGACGAGAGCTTTCGGTGCCGGTTTCCTGAAGCAG CCCAAATGGAACGACGGTCTTCTGGAGATGTTCAGAATCGAGTATGTGGGGAACACACCGTACATCACCTGCAACCCCTCCCTCCACCACCACAAGCTCGGCCCGAAGGATGCATTTTTGATCCTATCGTCCGACGGGCTTTACCAATACTTCACCAACCAAGAAGCAGTCGCTCAAGTCCAAATGTTCGTCGCAGCAACACCCGAAGGCGATCCCGCTCAACACCTTGTCGAACAAGTCCTTTTCCGTGCAGCTAAGAAAGCCG GCATGGACTTCCACGAGCTGCTTGAGATTCCACAAGGTGATCGTCGGCGGTATCATGATGATATCTGCGTCGTCATCATCTCCTTGGAGGGACGAATATGGAGATCCT GCtctgaggtggtggtggtggtataa
- the LOC135613176 gene encoding fasciclin-like arabinogalactan protein 4 isoform X3, with product MIIIIISHIFLLRFALSLSLAHSTGQETGVGRKKAQQIEMAASSPPPPPPPPPPLHPHLRIPYSAPARLLLFLLLITHPVSLAVNITAVLSAYRDLSDFNRLLSSTSVPGDLAGRSSLTILAVPNAYLLRSSAARTAAAADIADVLRYHVLLEYLSWPDLRRIPTGGKLVTTLYQTTGRAAGNLGAVNLTRDEGGGVTARSPAPFSASNATILDLVGTHPYNVSVFAVNALLLPYGFDLAASETRPPVGVNITRVLFDGRDFNVAASMLEASGVAAEFEADERGAGITVFVPTDEAFADLPATERLQSLPADRKAVVLRFHVLHSYYPLGSLESIVNPVQPTLATEDTGAGRFTLNITRVNGSVAIDTGVVQASITRTVFDQNPVAVFAVSKVLLPREIFPGETSGAMQAAAAAPPPVEAAGLPPQGAEDWDTPPARLSSPPGLREEVTSGAAVRDGVALSCIASLFLMQLLER from the exons atgatcatcatcatcatctcgcaCATCTTTCTACTTcgctttgctctctctctctctctcgcgcacTCAACTGGGCAGGAGACTGGAGTGGGGAGAAAGAAAGCGCAGCAAATTGAAATGGcggcatcatctccaccaccacctcctcctcctccgcctcctctccaCCCGCATTTGCGTATTCCCTACTCTGCCCCTGCCCGCCTCCTGCTTTTCCTGTTGCTTATAACTCACCCCGTTTCTTTGGCGGTTAACATCACCGCCGTGCTCTCAGCCTACCGCGACCTCTCCGACTTCAATCGCCTACTCAGCTCCACCTCCGTCCCCGGCGACCTCGCGGGACGATCCTCCCTCACCATCCTCGCCGTCCCCAACGCCTACCTCCTCCGCTCCTCGGCCGCCCGCACCGCCGCGGCCGCTGACATCGCCGACGTCCTCCGCTACCACGTCCTCCTCGAGTACCTCTCGTGGCCCGACCTCCGCCGCATCCCGACCGGCGGGAAGCTCGTCACCACTCTGTACCAGACCACCGGCAGGGCCGCCGGAAACCTCGGCGCCGTCAACCTCACCCGCGACGAGGGGGGCGGCGTCACCGCGCGCTCGCCCGCCCCCTTCTCCGCCTCCAACGCCACCATCCTCGACCTCGTCGGCACCCACCCCTACAACGTCTCCGTCTTCGCCGTCAACGCACTCCTCCTCCCCTACGGGTTCGACCTCGCCGCCTCGGAGACGCGCCCTCCCGTCGGGGTCAACATCACGCGGGTCCTCTTCGACGGCCGCGACTTCAACGTGGCCGCCTCCATGCTCGAGGCGTCGGGCGTCGCAGCAGAGTTCGAGGCCGACGAGCGCGGCGCCGGAATCACCGTCTTCGTCCCCACCGACGAGGCCTTCGCAGATCTCCCGGCCACCGAGCGGCTGCAGTCTTTGCCGGCGGACCGCAAGGCGGTGGTGCTCCGCTTCCACGTGCTCCACTCCTACTACCCCCTCGGCTCCCTCGAGTCCATCGTCAACCCCGTCCAGCCCACGCTCGCCACCGAGGACACCGGCGCCGGCCGCTTTACCCTCAACATCACGCGTGTCAACGGCTCGGTGGCCATCGACACCGGCGTGGTCCAGGCGTCCATCACGCGCACCGTGTTCGACCAGAACCCGGTGGCCGTATTCGCCGTCTCCAAGGTGCTACTGCCGAGGGAGATCTTCCCGGGGGAGACCAGCGGAGCGATGCAGGCGGCAGCCGCTGCGCCGCCGCCGGTGGAGGCGGCGGGTCTCCCGCCGCAGGGGGCCGAGGACTGGGACACGCCGCCGGCGAGGCTGTCGTCGCCGCCGGGCCTCAGAGAGGAGGTTACGTCCGGGGCGGCCGTCCGCGATGGGGTTGCCCTGTCCTGTATAGCGTCGCTCTTTCTAATGCAGCTGCTG GAAAGGTGA
- the LOC135613176 gene encoding fasciclin-like arabinogalactan protein 4 isoform X4, with protein sequence MIIIIISHIFLLRFALSLSLAHSTGQETGVGRKKAQQIEMAASSPPPPPPPPPPLHPHLRIPYSAPARLLLFLLLITHPVSLAVNITAVLSAYRDLSDFNRLLSSTSVPGDLAGRSSLTILAVPNAYLLRSSAARTAAAADIADVLRYHVLLEYLSWPDLRRIPTGGKLVTTLYQTTGRAAGNLGAVNLTRDEGGGVTARSPAPFSASNATILDLVGTHPYNVSVFAVNALLLPYGFDLAASETRPPVGVNITRVLFDGRDFNVAASMLEASGVAAEFEADERGAGITVFVPTDEAFADLPATERLQSLPADRKAVVLRFHVLHSYYPLGSLESIVNPVQPTLATEDTGAGRFTLNITRVNGSVAIDTGVVQASITRTVFDQNPVAVFAVSKVLLPREIFPGETSGAMQAAAAAPPPVEAAGLPPQGAEDWDTPPARLSSPPGLREEVTSGAAVRDGVALSCIASLFLMQLL encoded by the exons atgatcatcatcatcatctcgcaCATCTTTCTACTTcgctttgctctctctctctctctcgcgcacTCAACTGGGCAGGAGACTGGAGTGGGGAGAAAGAAAGCGCAGCAAATTGAAATGGcggcatcatctccaccaccacctcctcctcctccgcctcctctccaCCCGCATTTGCGTATTCCCTACTCTGCCCCTGCCCGCCTCCTGCTTTTCCTGTTGCTTATAACTCACCCCGTTTCTTTGGCGGTTAACATCACCGCCGTGCTCTCAGCCTACCGCGACCTCTCCGACTTCAATCGCCTACTCAGCTCCACCTCCGTCCCCGGCGACCTCGCGGGACGATCCTCCCTCACCATCCTCGCCGTCCCCAACGCCTACCTCCTCCGCTCCTCGGCCGCCCGCACCGCCGCGGCCGCTGACATCGCCGACGTCCTCCGCTACCACGTCCTCCTCGAGTACCTCTCGTGGCCCGACCTCCGCCGCATCCCGACCGGCGGGAAGCTCGTCACCACTCTGTACCAGACCACCGGCAGGGCCGCCGGAAACCTCGGCGCCGTCAACCTCACCCGCGACGAGGGGGGCGGCGTCACCGCGCGCTCGCCCGCCCCCTTCTCCGCCTCCAACGCCACCATCCTCGACCTCGTCGGCACCCACCCCTACAACGTCTCCGTCTTCGCCGTCAACGCACTCCTCCTCCCCTACGGGTTCGACCTCGCCGCCTCGGAGACGCGCCCTCCCGTCGGGGTCAACATCACGCGGGTCCTCTTCGACGGCCGCGACTTCAACGTGGCCGCCTCCATGCTCGAGGCGTCGGGCGTCGCAGCAGAGTTCGAGGCCGACGAGCGCGGCGCCGGAATCACCGTCTTCGTCCCCACCGACGAGGCCTTCGCAGATCTCCCGGCCACCGAGCGGCTGCAGTCTTTGCCGGCGGACCGCAAGGCGGTGGTGCTCCGCTTCCACGTGCTCCACTCCTACTACCCCCTCGGCTCCCTCGAGTCCATCGTCAACCCCGTCCAGCCCACGCTCGCCACCGAGGACACCGGCGCCGGCCGCTTTACCCTCAACATCACGCGTGTCAACGGCTCGGTGGCCATCGACACCGGCGTGGTCCAGGCGTCCATCACGCGCACCGTGTTCGACCAGAACCCGGTGGCCGTATTCGCCGTCTCCAAGGTGCTACTGCCGAGGGAGATCTTCCCGGGGGAGACCAGCGGAGCGATGCAGGCGGCAGCCGCTGCGCCGCCGCCGGTGGAGGCGGCGGGTCTCCCGCCGCAGGGGGCCGAGGACTGGGACACGCCGCCGGCGAGGCTGTCGTCGCCGCCGGGCCTCAGAGAGGAGGTTACGTCCGGGGCGGCCGTCCGCGATGGGGTTGCCCTGTCCTGTATAGCGTCGCTCTTTCTAATGCAGCTGCTG TGA